Proteins encoded by one window of Camelus bactrianus isolate YW-2024 breed Bactrian camel chromosome 9, ASM4877302v1, whole genome shotgun sequence:
- the LOC141578696 gene encoding vomeronasal type-1 receptor 40-like, producing the protein MFSSDVIWRILFLFQICIGFMGNSLLFMLYMFIFLNQNQPTKPIDLICVHVTLLNVLAIIFRLLPHLVSSFGVSHFLDDVSCKAILFTYRVTWGLSICTTSLLSAFQAITISPSNSKWVWLKSKISTSIYPSFLSFWILNVLIYVHLIKSVKAYHNFTLVDSDYVTHYCQTKQFEHHHFIAYTTTIIIRDLLFVVLMMWSSVYTVNRLYKHHQRSQHLHSPSLSSQSSPEIKATHTILLLISCFIFYYFSDNFVAYFLFHTPEKNLQLERMTAMISSCYPTICPFVLMRNNKIVSKWTSSLLKMRIIFSWNAFNTRCYPQLPMAAEEPL; encoded by the coding sequence ATGTTTTCCAGTGATGTGATTTGGAGGATTCTCTTCCTATTTCAAATTTGTATTGGGTTCATGGGTAACTCACTGCTGTTCATGTTATATATGTTTATCTTCTTGAATCAAAATCAGCCAACAAAACCAATAGATTTGATATGTGTTCATGTGACTTTGTTAAATGTCTTGGCCATCATATTCAGGTTGCTACCACATCTTGTGTCATCCTTTGGAGTAAGCCATTTTCTGGATGATGTTAGTTGTAAGGCAATTTTGTTCACATACAGAGTTACCTGGGGTCTTTCCATCTGTACGACCAGTCTCCTCAGTGCCTTCCAAGCTATCACCATCAGTCCCAGTAATTCTAAATGGGTGTGGCTTAAATCTAAAATCTCCACAAGCATTtacccctccttcctttccttctggatCCTCAACGTACTCATCTATGTTCACCTCATCAAATCTGTAAAAGCCTATCACAATTTTACACTTGTCGATTCTGACTATGTTACACATTACTGCCAAACGAAGCAGTTTGAACACCACCATTTCATTGCATATACAACTACCATAATAATTCGAGACCTCCTTTTTGTGGTCCTCATGATGTGGTCTAGTGTCTATACAGTGAACCGCCTCTACAAACACCACCAGAGATCCCAGCATCTTCACAGCCCCAGCCTCTCTTCCCAGTCGTCTCCTGAAATCAAAGCCACCCACACGATTCTTCTGCTGATAAGttgctttattttctattatttctcaGACAACTTTGTTGCTTACTTTTTGTTTCATACACCTGAGAAAAATTTACAACTGGAGAGAATGACTGCGATGATTTCATCCTGCTACCCAACCATCTGCCCTTTTGTGCTGATGAGAAATAATAAGATTGTTTCCAAATGGACTTCTTCCCTTTTGAAGATGAGAATTATATTTTCTTGGAACGCATTCAATACACGATGTTATCCACAACTTCCTATGGCAGCAGAGGAACCTCTATAA
- the LOC141578579 gene encoding vomeronasal type-1 receptor 4-like gives MFSSDVIWRILFLFLLWTGFMGNSLLFMLYMYIFLSQNQLTKPIDLICVHLTLVNVLAIMLRLIPYLVSSFGVRHFLDNVACKATLFTYRVTWGVSICSTALLSTFQAITISPRNSNWVWLKSKISTCIYPFFLSFWILNILIYVDLIRIAEAHHNSTPVTFEYVTHYCQTKQFEHHHLTAYTTPIIIRDLLFVVLMMWSSVYTVNLLYKHHERSQHLHSSNLSSQSSPEIKATHTILLLVSCFILFYFSDNFFTYYLFHKPEKNLQLERMTAMISSCYPTICPFVLMKNNIIVSKWTSSLSRMRIIFS, from the coding sequence ATGTTTTCAAGTGATGTGATTTGGAGGATTCTCttcctatttcttctttggaCTGGATTCATGGGGAACTCATTGCTCTtcatgttatatatgtatatcttcttGAGTCAAAATCAGCTGACAAAACCAATAGATTTGATATGTGTCCATCTGACTTTGGTCAATGTCTTGGCCATCATGTTGAGGTTGATACCATATCTCGTGTCATCCTTTGGAGTAAGACATTTTCTGGATAATGTTGCTTGTAAGGCAACTTTGTTCACATACAGAGTCACCTGGGGTGTTTCCATCTGTTCAACTGCTCTCCTCAGTACCTTCCAAGCCATCACCATCAGTCCCAGGAATTCTAACTGGGTGTGGCTTAAATCTAAAATCTCCACATGCATTTaccccttcttcctttccttctggatCCTCAATATACTCATCTATGTTGACCTCATTAGAATTGCAGAAGCCCATCACAATTCCACACCTGTCACTTTTGAGTATGTTACACATTACTGCCAAACGAAGCAGTTTGAACACCACCATTTAACTGCATATACAACTCCCATAATAATTCGAGATCTCCTCTTTGTGGTCCTCATGATGTGGTCTAGTGTCTACACGGTAAATCTCCTCTACAAACACCATGAAAGATCTCAGCATCTTCACAGCTCCAACCTCTCTTCCCAGTCATCTCCTGAAATCAAAGCCACCCACACAATTCTCCTGTTGgtaagttgttttattttattttatttctcagacaACTTTTTTACTTACTATTTGTTTCATAAACCTGAGAAAAATTTACAACTGGAGAGAATGACTGCAATGATTTCATCCTGCTACCCAACCATCTGCCCTTTCGTGCTGATGAAAAATAACATAATTGTTTCCAAATGGACTTCTTCCCTTTCAAGGATGAGAATTATCTTTTCTTGA